The following proteins are co-located in the Acidicapsa acidisoli genome:
- a CDS encoding alpha-L-fucosidase, with protein MKQLHKFALDSFDKFALAAACAVLLATSSPAQNFSEIKPSPQQTAWQDLEFGVILHFSTNTFLDREWGDGTADPKVFNPASFDPDQWMQAIQASGAKYVVLVAKHHDGFCLWPTAQTDYSIKASPWKDGKGDIVGEVARAARKYGLKFGVYLSPWDRHDPCYKDPAAYDKYYLSELEELASNYGDLVEFWLDGAGSAGHVYDFKKIIETLRTYQPNTLVFADTGLFEYGDARWVGTESGRVPYENWNVIDRHGYLRWRPIEADTPLRNLHWFWHPNDEASLKSLDELLETYDQTVGRGAQLMLGVAPDNRGLLPDSDAARLKEFGAAIKARYSHNLALEHAATTPEQAAALDGNPDTFWSAPQGSHHSTLEVNFAKPITFNRALTMEWLNDGQHIQKYAIEIWDSQTSKWKPVAQAQAIGHKKIDTFPAVTASRVRLNIQSSTTEAQIREFQIYSVK; from the coding sequence ATGAAGCAGCTTCACAAGTTCGCGCTAGATAGCTTTGATAAGTTCGCTCTAGCTGCCGCCTGCGCCGTCCTTCTGGCAACATCAAGCCCCGCCCAGAACTTCTCCGAAATCAAACCCTCCCCGCAGCAGACCGCCTGGCAGGACCTTGAATTCGGCGTCATCCTCCACTTCTCCACCAACACCTTCCTCGACCGCGAATGGGGCGACGGCACCGCCGACCCCAAAGTCTTCAACCCCGCCAGCTTCGATCCCGACCAGTGGATGCAGGCCATTCAGGCCTCCGGCGCAAAATACGTCGTCCTCGTCGCCAAGCACCACGACGGCTTCTGCCTCTGGCCCACCGCGCAAACCGACTACAGCATCAAAGCCAGCCCCTGGAAAGACGGCAAAGGCGACATCGTCGGCGAAGTAGCCCGCGCCGCGCGCAAATACGGCCTTAAATTCGGCGTCTACCTCTCCCCGTGGGACCGCCACGACCCGTGCTACAAAGACCCCGCAGCCTACGACAAGTACTATCTCTCCGAACTCGAAGAACTGGCCTCCAACTACGGCGACCTCGTCGAATTCTGGCTCGACGGAGCCGGCAGCGCAGGCCACGTCTACGACTTCAAAAAGATCATCGAAACCCTGCGCACTTACCAGCCCAACACCCTCGTCTTCGCCGACACCGGCCTCTTCGAATACGGCGACGCCCGCTGGGTCGGCACCGAAAGCGGCCGCGTCCCGTACGAAAACTGGAACGTCATCGACCGCCACGGCTACCTGCGCTGGCGTCCCATCGAAGCCGACACCCCGCTGCGCAACCTGCACTGGTTCTGGCACCCCAACGACGAAGCATCCCTCAAATCCCTCGACGAACTCCTCGAAACCTACGACCAGACCGTAGGCCGCGGAGCACAACTCATGCTGGGGGTAGCCCCCGACAATCGCGGCCTCCTGCCCGACTCCGACGCAGCCCGCCTCAAAGAATTCGGCGCAGCCATCAAAGCCCGCTACAGCCACAACCTCGCACTAGAACACGCCGCTACAACCCCAGAACAAGCCGCCGCCCTCGATGGCAACCCGGACACCTTCTGGTCCGCCCCGCAAGGCTCGCACCACAGCACGCTCGAAGTGAACTTCGCCAAGCCCATCACTTTCAACCGCGCCCTGACAATGGAGTGGCTCAACGACGGCCAGCACATCCAGAAATACGCCATAGAAATCTGGGACAGCCAGACCTCAAAATGGAAGCCAGTCGCGCAAGCCCAGGCCATCGGCCACAAAAAGATCGATACCTTCCCCGCAGTAACCGCCTCCCGCGTGCGCCTGAACATCCAATCCAGCACCACAGAAGCCCAAATCCGCGAGTTCCAGATCTACAGTGTCAAATGA
- a CDS encoding ATP-dependent nuclease, which yields MEFQSEIRASTINELLEKVANKGYGKYLLKISIAKARAFKDKSIVFDFPVTAVVGPNGGGKTTVLGAAACAYRTVKPSLYFSKSGKFDENMQNWRFDYDLIDRSVKRDDTIRRSANFTNYKWSREGLDREVRIFGVSRTVPATERKEMRRCISGSFDVPQAQISKIGATTAKAIARILDKDVTDFSMVNVDGRGRVTLLAGTTNDGKGYSEFHFGAGESSVIRMAMILESVAENSLILIEEIENGLHPVATVRMVEYLIELAQRRKIQAIFTTHSNEALRPLPDKAIWAAVNGQLFQGKLDVGSLRAISGQIASKLVVFVEDTFSKLWVEAVFRSLSGVAMEALSVHSMEGDGNAVNVCAFHNINPTVPQPAICIIDGDSRQSENSDLGVFRLPGQSPEAYIFDQIIEKLQGIAGELTVALLRPYEEHSRVADVIRSVRNTNRDPHLLFSQVGKQLGFLPEDRVKEAFITLWVRAYPEEVNRIISQFRSKLPLDSV from the coding sequence ATAAATGAGCTTCTCGAAAAGGTGGCGAACAAGGGATATGGGAAATATCTATTGAAGATCAGCATCGCGAAGGCAAGGGCGTTTAAGGATAAATCCATCGTCTTTGATTTTCCTGTGACTGCTGTTGTTGGGCCCAACGGCGGAGGAAAAACGACGGTGTTGGGGGCGGCGGCCTGTGCGTATAGGACGGTCAAGCCCTCGCTGTACTTTTCTAAGAGTGGGAAATTCGATGAGAATATGCAGAATTGGAGGTTCGACTACGACCTGATTGATCGCTCCGTTAAGAGGGACGATACTATTCGGCGAAGCGCCAACTTCACAAATTACAAGTGGTCCCGCGAAGGTCTTGATCGAGAGGTCAGGATATTTGGAGTTTCTCGGACGGTCCCTGCGACAGAGCGAAAAGAGATGCGGCGATGCATATCGGGAAGCTTTGACGTACCACAAGCCCAGATTTCTAAGATAGGAGCCACGACGGCGAAAGCTATTGCTCGCATCCTCGACAAAGATGTGACTGATTTTTCTATGGTGAATGTTGACGGTCGAGGGCGGGTGACATTATTAGCGGGCACTACCAACGATGGAAAGGGCTATTCGGAGTTTCACTTTGGAGCTGGTGAGTCGAGCGTCATCAGAATGGCTATGATTTTGGAGTCAGTCGCTGAGAACTCCCTGATACTTATTGAGGAGATTGAGAACGGCCTCCATCCGGTCGCTACAGTGAGAATGGTCGAGTATCTGATAGAGCTGGCCCAAAGACGTAAGATCCAGGCGATCTTCACAACCCATTCGAACGAAGCGCTGCGGCCCCTGCCTGACAAGGCGATATGGGCGGCGGTCAACGGCCAGCTATTTCAAGGGAAGCTCGATGTCGGATCGCTCCGTGCTATAAGCGGACAGATTGCCTCAAAGCTCGTCGTCTTTGTAGAGGACACGTTCTCGAAGCTTTGGGTGGAGGCAGTTTTTCGGTCGCTCTCTGGCGTCGCCATGGAGGCATTAAGCGTGCATTCGATGGAAGGGGATGGGAACGCTGTGAATGTCTGCGCGTTCCACAACATTAATCCCACCGTTCCGCAACCAGCTATATGCATCATTGATGGAGATTCACGGCAGTCGGAAAATTCTGATCTTGGCGTTTTTAGGCTACCCGGGCAGAGTCCCGAGGCTTACATATTCGATCAGATAATTGAAAAGCTTCAGGGCATTGCGGGTGAGCTAACCGTGGCTTTGTTGAGGCCCTATGAAGAGCATTCAAGGGTGGCTGACGTCATACGGAGCGTTCGTAATACAAATCGAGATCCTCACTTGCTCTTTAGCCAAGTAGGCAAGCAACTCGGGTTCTTACCGGAGGACCGGGTGAAAGAAGCTTTCATCACCCTATGGGTCAGGGCTTATCCCGAGGAGGTGAATCGCATCATCTCCCAGTTTCGATCGAAATTACCCTTAGACTCGGTATAG